One window from the genome of Hoplias malabaricus isolate fHopMal1 chromosome 18, fHopMal1.hap1, whole genome shotgun sequence encodes:
- the LOC136675245 gene encoding uncharacterized protein isoform X2 — translation MAWRSNRLWMLLIALCLLRNACGHPVRCKGLPEDQLSQWDAGSQQLQKPGSYFFEAKMSTDEPNIVFGQPSSTSGVIPQISQDSTSQFVQTSSQLAPSVGFPASMYFGVSLPGRQSDSLVSQAQFSGSTGNQLQQQGALQQVSSSVLQSVSSGQAYSSQFGSSNVQSTSSQPGATWITFSQRSGVPQASQPQGSSSQQIASGQQVPSSQQPGSVWSQVLQPLSQSQGSLGQVTVSQQVPSSQQPGSVSSQVSQQSGMSQGSLSQQMPSGQLVPSPQQPGSVWTQVPQTSQPQGFPSQITVSQQVPSSQQPISVWSHVLQQLPQPQGSLGQVIVSQQVPSSQQPGSVSSQVSQQSGMSQGSLSQQMPSGQLVPSPQQPGSVWTQVPQTSQPQGFPSQITVSQQVPSSQQPGSVSSQVSQQSGVSQGSKPQGSLSQQMPSGQLVSSPQQPGSVWSQVLQPLSQSQGSLGQVAVSQQVPSSQQPGSVSSQVSQQSGVSQGSKPQGSLSQQMPSGQLVPSPQQPGSVWSQVLQPLSQSQGSLGQVTVSQQVPSAQQPGSVSSQVSQQSGVSQGSSSQQMPFGQLVSSPQQPGSVWTQVPQTSQPQGFPSQITVSQQVPTSQQPGSVSSQVSQQSGVSQGSKPQGSLSQQMPSGQLVPSSQQPGSVLSQVLQPLSQPQGSLGQVTVSQQVPSSQQPGSVSSQVSQQSGVSQGSLSQQMPSGQLVPSPQQAGSVWSQVLQPLSQPQGSLGQVTFSQQVPSSQQPGSVSFQVSQQSGVSQGSSSQQMPSGQLVPSPQQPGSVWTQVPQTSQPQGFPSQITDSQQVPSSQQPISVWSQVLQPLSQPQGSLGQVTVSQQVPSSQQPGSVSSQVSQQSGVSQGSSSQQMPFGQLVSSPQQPGSVWTQVPQTSQPQGFPSQITVSQQVPSSQQPGSVWSQVLQPLSQPQGSLGQVTVSQQVPSSQQPGSVSSQVSQQSGVSQGSSSQQMPSGQLVPSPQQPGSVWTQVPQTSQPQGFPSQITVSQQVPSSQQPGSVSSQVSQQSGLSQGSKPQGSPSQQMPSGQLVPSPQQAGSVWSQVLQPLSQPQGSLGQVTFSQQVPSSQQPGSVWSEVSWQAGVRQASSNVATVSSPSSPVQVGPIAQMRPVSQPLHPPQSLGGSLASTAQGSPGAKYFSPSQFPPQAASQRTQVGVHSLKAKLFTSGGKPVVSGSLRPVNDVPKQTVPSQDATTSQASSALSQVQSAPSSPYGAQVVWFDKVSQVSQPSEAYDLSQMYSSSFSGGQQQSGFAVGLAQAQQSPVAQGAPSGSATSTSPGSYGTFSSQISAADAISGSWSGPSVAQVASSDSASSVTQSTSGSSSSAVAQGFYSGSQIPSSTGYSFYQHVKEPSYKPGCRSRFSQ, via the exons ATGGCTTGGAGAAGCAATAG GCTATGGATGCTTCTCATTGCTTTATGTCTCTTGAGGAATGCCTGTGGACATCCAG TGCGATGTAAAGGACTTCCAGAGGATCAGCTCAGTCAATGGGATGCTGGATCACAGCAGTTACAAAAGCCTGGGTCTTACTTCTTTGAAGCTAAGATGAGCACAGATGAACCCAATATTGTGTTTGGTCAACCTAGCTCCACATCAGGTGTGATCCCACAGATTAGCCAGGACTCCACATCACAGTTTGTCCAAACGAGCAGTCAGCTGGCCCCTTCTGTAGGTTTTCCTGCAAGTATGTATTTTGGTGTTAGTCTACCTGGGCGCCAGAGTGATAGCCTTGTATCTCAAGCCCAGTTTTCTGGTAGCACTGGGAACCAACTTCAGCAGCAAGGTGCACTACAACAAGTATCTTCTAGCGTCCTTCAGTCTGTATCCAGTGGTCAGGCCTACTCTAGCCAGTTTGGTAGCTCGAATGTCCAAAGCACTTCCAGCCAACCTGGTGCTACCTGGATTACATTCTCACAGCGGTCGGGGGTGCCACAAGCTTCGCAACCACAAGGATCCTCGAGTCAACAAATAGCATCTGgtcagcaggtccctagctctcagcaacctggcagtgtctggtctcaggttttgcaaccactaTCTCAGtcacaaggatccctaggtcaagtcactgttagccagcaggtccctagctctcagcaacctggcagtgtctcatcccaggtctcacagcagtcagggATGTCACAAGGTTCCTtgagtcaacaaatgccatctggtcagctggtacctagccctcagcaacctggcagtgtctggacccaggtgccacaaacttcacaaccccaagggttcccaagtcaaattacggttagccagcaggtccctagctctcagcaacctaTTAGTGTCTGGTCTCATGTTTTGCAACAACTTCCTCAGCCACAAGGATCTCTAGGTCAAGTCattgttagccagcaggtccctagctctcagcaacctggcagtgtctcatcccaggtctcacagcagtcagggATGTCACAAGGTTCCTtgagtcaacaaatgccatctggtcagctggtacctagccctcagcaacctggcagtgtctggacccaggtgccacaaacttcacaaccccaagggttcccaagtcaaattacggttagccagcaggtccctagctctcagcaacctggcagtgtctcatcccaggtctcacaacagtcaggggtgtcacaaggttcaaaaccacaaggatccttgagtcaacaaatgccatctggtcagctggtatctagccctcagcaacctggcagtgtctggtctcaggttttgcaaccactaTCTCAGtcacaaggatccctaggtcaagtcgCTGtcagccagcaggtccctagctctcagcaacctggcagtgtctcatcccaggtctcacaACAGTCAGGGGTCTCAcaaggttcaaaaccacaaggatccctgagtcaacaaatgccatctggtcagctggtacctagccctcagcaacctggcagtgtctggtctcaggttttgcaaccactaTCTCAGtcacaaggatccctaggtcaagtcactgttagccagcaggtccctagtgctcagcaacctggcagtgtctcatcccaggtctcacaACAGTCAGGTGTCTCACAAGGTTCCTcgagtcaacaaatgccatTTGGTCAGCTGGTATctagccctcagcaacctggcagtgtctggacccaggtgccacaaacttcacaaccccaagggttcccaagtcaaattacggttagccagcaggtccctacctctcagcaacctggcagtgtctcatcccaggtctcacaACAGTCAGGTGTCTCAcaaggttcaaaaccacaaggatccttgagtcaacaaatgccatctggtcagctggtacctagctctcagcaacctggcagtgtcttgtctcaggttttgcaaccactttctcagccacaaggatccctaggtcaagtcactgttagccagcaggtccctagctctcagcaacctggcagtgtctcatCGCAGGTCTCGCAGCAGTCAGGGGTGTCACAGGGTTCCTtgagtcaacaaatgccatctggtcagctggtacctagccctcagcaggctggcagtgtctggtctcaggttttgcaaccactttctcagcctcaaggatccctaggtcaagtcacttttagccagcaggtccctagctctcagcaacctggcagtgtctcattccaggtctcacagcagtcaggggtgtcacaaggttcctcgagtcaacaaatgccatctggtcagctggtacctagccctcagcaacctggcagtgtctggacccaggtgccacaaacttcacaaccccaagggttcccaagtcaaattacggatagccagcaggtccctagctctcagcaacctatcagtgtctggtctcaggttttgcaaccactttctcagccgcaaggatccctaggtcaagtcactgttagccagcaggtccctagctctcagcaacctggcagtgtctcatcccaggtctcacaACAGTCAGGTGTCTCACAAGGTTCCTcgagtcaacaaatgccatTTGGTCAGCTGGTATctagccctcagcaacctggcagtgtctggacccaggtgccacaaacttcacaaccccaagggttcccaagtcaaattacggttagccagcag gtccctagctctcagcaacctggcagtgtctggtctcaggttttgcaaccactttctcagccacaaggatccctaggtcaagtcactgttagccagcaggtccctagctctcagcaacctggcagtgtctcatCGCAGGTCTCGCAGCAGTCAGGGGTGTCACAAGGTTCCTcgagtcaacaaatgccatctggtcagctggtacctagccctcagcaacctggcagtgtctggacccaggtgccacaaacttcacaaccccaagggttcccaagtcaaattacggttagccagcaggtccctagctctcagcaacctggcagtgtctcatcccaggtctcacagcagtcagggctatcacaaggttcaaaaccacaaggatccccgagtcaacaaatgccatctggtcagctggtacctagccctcagcaagctggcagtgtctggtctcaggttttgcaaccactttctcagccacaaggatccctaggtcaagtcacttTTAGCCAGCAGGTacctagctctcagcaacctggcagtgtctggtctgaGGTTTCTTGGCAGGCAGGTGTGCGACAAGCTTCAAGCAATGTTGCTACAGTTTCTTCTCCAAGTTCCCCTGTTCAAGTTGGCCCCATTGCCCAAATGAGACCAGTAAGCCAGCCCCTGCACCCACCACAGAGTTTAGGAGGTAGCTTGGCTTCAACAGCTCAAGGCAGTCCTGGTGCCAAGTACTTCAGTCCCAGCCAGTTCCCTCCCCAGGCGGCTAGTCAAAGGACACAAGTGGGTGTTCATTCGCTAAAGGCAAAGCTCTTCACTAGTGGTGGTAAACCTGTTGTCTCGGGCAGCCTGAGACCTGTTAATGATGTTCCCAAACAGACTGTGCCCTCTCAAGATGCAACTACATCACAGGCTTCTAGTGCCCTGTCCCAGGTTCAGAGTGCCCCAAGTAGTCCATATGGAGCCCAAGTTGTATGGTTTGACAAAGTTAGCCAAGTAAGTCAGCCTTCAGAAGCCTATGACTTGTCTCAAATGTATTCCAGCAGCTTTAGTGGTGGGCAGCAACAGTCAGGCTTTGCTGTGGGCTTGGCCCAAGCTCAACAGTCTCCTGTGGCCCAGGGTGCACCCAGTGGTTCCGCTACCTCAACTTCACCAGGCTCATATGGCACTTTCTCAAGCCAAATCTCTGCTGCTGATGCCATCAGTGGGAGCTGGAGTGGTCCTTCAGTGGCTCAGGTGGCATCCAGTGACTCTGCCTCATCTGTGACCCAGTCAACATCTGGCAGCTCCTCCTCAGCAGTTGCACAAGGTTTctacagtggttctcaaattcCAAGCTCAACTGGCTACAGCTTCTATCAGCATGTGAAGGAGCCTTCCTACAAGCCTGGATGTCGGAGCAGATTTTCTCAGTGA
- the LOC136675245 gene encoding uncharacterized protein isoform X1, with translation MAWRSNRLWMLLIALCLLRNACGHPVRCKGLPEDQLSQWDAGSQQLQKPGSYFFEAKMSTDEPNIVFGQPSSTSGVIPQISQDSTSQFVQTSSQLAPSVGFPASMYFGVSLPGRQSDSLVSQAQFSGSTGNQLQQQGALQQVSSSVLQSVSSGQAYSSQFGSSNVQSTSSQPGATWITFSQRSGVPQASQPQGSSSQQIASGQQVPSSQQPGSVWSQVLQPLSQSQGSLGQVTVSQQVPSSQQPGSVSSQVSQQSGMSQGSLSQQMPSGQLVPSPQQPGSVWTQVPQTSQPQGFPSQITVSQQVPSSQQPISVWSHVLQQLPQPQGSLGQVIVSQQVPSSQQPGSVSSQVSQQSGMSQGSLSQQMPSGQLVPSPQQPGSVWTQVPQTSQPQGFPSQITVSQQVPSSQQPGSVSSQVSQQSGVSQGSKPQGSLSQQMPSGQLVSSPQQPGSVWSQVLQPLSQSQGSLGQVAVSQQVPSSQQPGSVSSQVSQQSGVSQGSKPQGSLSQQMPSGQLVPSPQQPGSVWSQVLQPLSQSQGSLGQVTVSQQVPSAQQPGSVSSQVSQQSGVSQGSSSQQMPFGQLVSSPQQPGSVWTQVPQTSQPQGFPSQITVSQQVPTSQQPGSVSSQVSQQSGVSQGSKPQGSLSQQMPSGQLVPSSQQPGSVLSQVLQPLSQPQGSLGQVTVSQQVPSSQQPGSVSSQVSQQSGVSQGSLSQQMPSGQLVPSPQQAGSVWSQVLQPLSQPQGSLGQVTFSQQVPSSQQPGSVSFQVSQQSGVSQGSSSQQMPSGQLVPSPQQPGSVWTQVPQTSQPQGFPSQITDSQQVPSSQQPISVWSQVLQPLSQPQGSLGQVTVSQQVPSSQQPGSVSSQVSQQSGVSQGSSSQQMPFGQLVSSPQQPGSVWTQVPQTSQPQGFPSQITVSQQVPSSQQPGSVSSQVSQQSGVSQGSKPQGSLSQQMPSGQLVPSPQQPGSVWSQVLQPLSQPQGSLGQVTVSQQVPSSQQPGSVSSQVSQQSGMSQGSLSQQMPSGQLVPSPQQPGSVWTQVPQTSQPQGFPSQITVSQQVPSSQQPGSVWSQVLQPLSQPQGSLGQVTVSQQVPSSQQPGSVSSQVSQQSGVSQGSSSQQMPSGQLVPSPQQPGSVWTQVPQTSQPQGFPSQITVSQQVPSSQQPGSVSSQVSQQSGLSQGSKPQGSPSQQMPSGQLVPSPQQAGSVWSQVLQPLSQPQGSLGQVTFSQQVPSSQQPGSVWSEVSWQAGVRQASSNVATVSSPSSPVQVGPIAQMRPVSQPLHPPQSLGGSLASTAQGSPGAKYFSPSQFPPQAASQRTQVGVHSLKAKLFTSGGKPVVSGSLRPVNDVPKQTVPSQDATTSQASSALSQVQSAPSSPYGAQVVWFDKVSQVSQPSEAYDLSQMYSSSFSGGQQQSGFAVGLAQAQQSPVAQGAPSGSATSTSPGSYGTFSSQISAADAISGSWSGPSVAQVASSDSASSVTQSTSGSSSSAVAQGFYSGSQIPSSTGYSFYQHVKEPSYKPGCRSRFSQ, from the exons ATGGCTTGGAGAAGCAATAG GCTATGGATGCTTCTCATTGCTTTATGTCTCTTGAGGAATGCCTGTGGACATCCAG TGCGATGTAAAGGACTTCCAGAGGATCAGCTCAGTCAATGGGATGCTGGATCACAGCAGTTACAAAAGCCTGGGTCTTACTTCTTTGAAGCTAAGATGAGCACAGATGAACCCAATATTGTGTTTGGTCAACCTAGCTCCACATCAGGTGTGATCCCACAGATTAGCCAGGACTCCACATCACAGTTTGTCCAAACGAGCAGTCAGCTGGCCCCTTCTGTAGGTTTTCCTGCAAGTATGTATTTTGGTGTTAGTCTACCTGGGCGCCAGAGTGATAGCCTTGTATCTCAAGCCCAGTTTTCTGGTAGCACTGGGAACCAACTTCAGCAGCAAGGTGCACTACAACAAGTATCTTCTAGCGTCCTTCAGTCTGTATCCAGTGGTCAGGCCTACTCTAGCCAGTTTGGTAGCTCGAATGTCCAAAGCACTTCCAGCCAACCTGGTGCTACCTGGATTACATTCTCACAGCGGTCGGGGGTGCCACAAGCTTCGCAACCACAAGGATCCTCGAGTCAACAAATAGCATCTGgtcagcaggtccctagctctcagcaacctggcagtgtctggtctcaggttttgcaaccactaTCTCAGtcacaaggatccctaggtcaagtcactgttagccagcaggtccctagctctcagcaacctggcagtgtctcatcccaggtctcacagcagtcagggATGTCACAAGGTTCCTtgagtcaacaaatgccatctggtcagctggtacctagccctcagcaacctggcagtgtctggacccaggtgccacaaacttcacaaccccaagggttcccaagtcaaattacggttagccagcaggtccctagctctcagcaacctaTTAGTGTCTGGTCTCATGTTTTGCAACAACTTCCTCAGCCACAAGGATCTCTAGGTCAAGTCattgttagccagcaggtccctagctctcagcaacctggcagtgtctcatcccaggtctcacagcagtcagggATGTCACAAGGTTCCTtgagtcaacaaatgccatctggtcagctggtacctagccctcagcaacctggcagtgtctggacccaggtgccacaaacttcacaaccccaagggttcccaagtcaaattacggttagccagcaggtccctagctctcagcaacctggcagtgtctcatcccaggtctcacaacagtcaggggtgtcacaaggttcaaaaccacaaggatccttgagtcaacaaatgccatctggtcagctggtatctagccctcagcaacctggcagtgtctggtctcaggttttgcaaccactaTCTCAGtcacaaggatccctaggtcaagtcgCTGtcagccagcaggtccctagctctcagcaacctggcagtgtctcatcccaggtctcacaACAGTCAGGGGTCTCAcaaggttcaaaaccacaaggatccctgagtcaacaaatgccatctggtcagctggtacctagccctcagcaacctggcagtgtctggtctcaggttttgcaaccactaTCTCAGtcacaaggatccctaggtcaagtcactgttagccagcaggtccctagtgctcagcaacctggcagtgtctcatcccaggtctcacaACAGTCAGGTGTCTCACAAGGTTCCTcgagtcaacaaatgccatTTGGTCAGCTGGTATctagccctcagcaacctggcagtgtctggacccaggtgccacaaacttcacaaccccaagggttcccaagtcaaattacggttagccagcaggtccctacctctcagcaacctggcagtgtctcatcccaggtctcacaACAGTCAGGTGTCTCAcaaggttcaaaaccacaaggatccttgagtcaacaaatgccatctggtcagctggtacctagctctcagcaacctggcagtgtcttgtctcaggttttgcaaccactttctcagccacaaggatccctaggtcaagtcactgttagccagcaggtccctagctctcagcaacctggcagtgtctcatCGCAGGTCTCGCAGCAGTCAGGGGTGTCACAGGGTTCCTtgagtcaacaaatgccatctggtcagctggtacctagccctcagcaggctggcagtgtctggtctcaggttttgcaaccactttctcagcctcaaggatccctaggtcaagtcacttttagccagcaggtccctagctctcagcaacctggcagtgtctcattccaggtctcacagcagtcaggggtgtcacaaggttcctcgagtcaacaaatgccatctggtcagctggtacctagccctcagcaacctggcagtgtctggacccaggtgccacaaacttcacaaccccaagggttcccaagtcaaattacggatagccagcaggtccctagctctcagcaacctatcagtgtctggtctcaggttttgcaaccactttctcagccgcaaggatccctaggtcaagtcactgttagccagcaggtccctagctctcagcaacctggcagtgtctcatcccaggtctcacaACAGTCAGGTGTCTCACAAGGTTCCTcgagtcaacaaatgccatTTGGTCAGCTGGTATctagccctcagcaacctggcagtgtctggacccaggtgccacaaacttcacaaccccaagggttcccaagtcaaattacggttagccagcaggtccctagctctcagcaacctggcagtgtctcatcccaggtctcacaACAGTCAGGGGTCTCAcaaggttcaaaaccacaaggatccttgagtcaacaaatgccatctggtcagctggtacctagccctcagcaacctggcagtgtctggtctcaggttttgcaaccactatctcagccacaaggatccctaggtcaagtcactgtcagccagcaggtccctagctctcagcaacctggcagtgtctcatcccaggtctcacagcagtcagggATGTCACAAGGTTCCTtgagtcaacaaatgccatctggtcagctggtacctagccctcagcaacctggcagtgtctggacccaggtgccacaaacttcacaaccccaagggttcccaagtcaaattacagttagccagcaggtccctagctctcagcaacctggcagtgtctggtctcaggttttgcaaccactttctcagccacaaggatccctaggtcaagtcactgttagccagcaggtccctagctctcagcaacctggcagtgtctcatCGCAGGTCTCGCAGCAGTCAGGGGTGTCACAAGGTTCCTcgagtcaacaaatgccatctggtcagctggtacctagccctcagcaacctggcagtgtctggacccaggtgccacaaacttcacaaccccaagggttcccaagtcaaattacggttagccagcaggtccctagctctcagcaacctggcagtgtctcatcccaggtctcacagcagtcagggctatcacaaggttcaaaaccacaaggatccccgagtcaacaaatgccatctggtcagctggtacctagccctcagcaagctggcagtgtctggtctcaggttttgcaaccactttctcagccacaaggatccctaggtcaagtcacttTTAGCCAGCAGGTacctagctctcagcaacctggcagtgtctggtctgaGGTTTCTTGGCAGGCAGGTGTGCGACAAGCTTCAAGCAATGTTGCTACAGTTTCTTCTCCAAGTTCCCCTGTTCAAGTTGGCCCCATTGCCCAAATGAGACCAGTAAGCCAGCCCCTGCACCCACCACAGAGTTTAGGAGGTAGCTTGGCTTCAACAGCTCAAGGCAGTCCTGGTGCCAAGTACTTCAGTCCCAGCCAGTTCCCTCCCCAGGCGGCTAGTCAAAGGACACAAGTGGGTGTTCATTCGCTAAAGGCAAAGCTCTTCACTAGTGGTGGTAAACCTGTTGTCTCGGGCAGCCTGAGACCTGTTAATGATGTTCCCAAACAGACTGTGCCCTCTCAAGATGCAACTACATCACAGGCTTCTAGTGCCCTGTCCCAGGTTCAGAGTGCCCCAAGTAGTCCATATGGAGCCCAAGTTGTATGGTTTGACAAAGTTAGCCAAGTAAGTCAGCCTTCAGAAGCCTATGACTTGTCTCAAATGTATTCCAGCAGCTTTAGTGGTGGGCAGCAACAGTCAGGCTTTGCTGTGGGCTTGGCCCAAGCTCAACAGTCTCCTGTGGCCCAGGGTGCACCCAGTGGTTCCGCTACCTCAACTTCACCAGGCTCATATGGCACTTTCTCAAGCCAAATCTCTGCTGCTGATGCCATCAGTGGGAGCTGGAGTGGTCCTTCAGTGGCTCAGGTGGCATCCAGTGACTCTGCCTCATCTGTGACCCAGTCAACATCTGGCAGCTCCTCCTCAGCAGTTGCACAAGGTTTctacagtggttctcaaattcCAAGCTCAACTGGCTACAGCTTCTATCAGCATGTGAAGGAGCCTTCCTACAAGCCTGGATGTCGGAGCAGATTTTCTCAGTGA